Within the Streptomyces sp. NBC_00554 genome, the region ACGACGGGTACGAGTCGCTGAAGCCGGAGGACATCGCCGACGCCATCGAGTACGCGGTCGGCTCACCGCGCCATGTGAACATCGGCCATCTGGAGATCATGCCGACCTTCCAGGTGCCCGGTGGCCTCAACTTCGAGCGCAGGACCGACTGATGGCCCTCGCCGAGCGCGTCCACCGCATCAAGCCCTCCCCCAGCACCGCCGCCGCGCAACGCGTCCGCGAGCTCAAGGCGCAGGGCCACGAGATCCTCGATCTCACCGTCGGGGAGCCCGACTTCGACACCCCCGACCATGTGAAGGCCGCCGCCGTCGCGGCGATCGCACGGGGCGAGACCAAGTACACGCCCGTCAACGGCACTTCGGAGCTGCGCGCCGCCATCGCCGACAAGCTGCACGAGCGCCACGGGCTGCGCTATCCGGTGGACCGGATCACGGTGGGCGGCGGTGCGAAGCAGGTCATCTTCCTGGCCCTGATGGCGACGCTCGACGCGGGCGACGAGGTCATCATCCCCGCGCCGTACTGGGTGTCGTACCCCGACATGGTCCTCGCCAACGACGGCACACCGGTCGTCGTCGAGTGCCCGGAGGCGGACGGGTTCAAGCTCACGCCGGACCGGCTGGCGGCGGCGATCACCGACGCCACGCGCTGGGTCGTGCTCAACGCGCCGAGCAATCCGACGGGCGCCGCGTACACGGCGGACGAACTCCGTTCCCTGGCCGACGTGTTGCTGGCCCACCCTCATGTCCTGGTCCTGACCGACGAGATCTACGACGAGATCTGGTACGAGCCGGGCCACGTCCCCACGCTCCTCGGAGTGGAACCACGCCTCGCCGAGCGGGTGTTCGTCACCAACGGTGTCTCCAAGACGTACGCCATGACGGGCTGGCGCCTCGGCTACGGCGCGGGAGCAGCCGAACTCGTCGGCGCCGTCAACAAGTTGCAGTCACAGATCTCGTCCTGCCCCTCGTCCATCAGCCAGGCGGCCGCCACCGCCGCGCTCACCGGCGACCAGAGCTTCGTCCGCGAGTGCGTCGCCGTGTACCAGGCCCGGCGCGACAGGACCGTGAAGATGCTGGCCGACGTCCCGGAGCTCTCCTGCTCCACACCGAGCGGCGGCTTCTACGCGTTCGTCGGGTGCGCCGGGGCGCTGGGCAGGCGGACTCCCGGGGGTGAAGTGCTGCGTACCGACGAGGACTTCGCCCGCTACCTCCTGGAGTCCGGGCAGGTGGCGGTGATCCACGGTGCGGCCTACGGCTCACCGGGCTACTTCCGGGTGTCCTTCGCGACGTCGAGCGACGTGCTGACCGAGGCGTGCGAGCGCATCGCCCGCGCCTGCGCCGAACTGTCCTGAATCCTTGACCGTCCTCGAGAGGGAACCATGCCGCACGTCACCACGAAGTTCGACCGGCCCGATCCCGCGCTGGTCGAGCAGCTGAGCAAGTACTCTTCCGCGACCATCCACGAAGCACAGGGCCGGCTCGGCGCCCTCAGCTCGTCGATCAAGCCGGTCGACCACACCATGTCCCTGTGCGGCCCCGCGTTCACCGTGCGCTGCGCCCCGCGCGACAACATCATGCTCCAGGTCGCCATCGCCCACGCCCGGCCCGGTGACGTCATCGTGGTCTCCGCCGGCGAGTACGCCGAGGCCGGCTCCTTCGGCGACGTACTGGCCAACGCCTGTGTGGCCAAGGGTCTCGGCGGTCTCGTCACCGACACCGGCGTCCGCGACACCCTCGAACTGCGCGAGCTGGGCTTCCCGGTGTTCTCGCACAGCGTCTCCATCAAGGGCACCGTCAAGGAGACCGTCGGCCCGATCGCCCAACCGGTGCTGATCGGAGGCGAGTTGGTCCGTCCGGGCGATGTGGTGCGGGGGGATGCGGACGGCGTCGTGGTCGTACGCCGTGAGGACGCGGCCGAGGTCGTGGGCAAGTCCCAGGACCGCGTCGACGCCGAGGCCGCCTACATCGCCGCCTATCGCTCCGGCAGGAGTGTCATCGAGGTCAGCAACCTCGCCGACGTACTCGCGGCCAAGGGACTCGTCATCGACGAGTAGGCGCGGCCCGTGTTCAGGTACGGGCCGCGCCCACCGGGCTCGCGTTCAGTGCAGGTCCGCCCGCGCGGGGCTGTCGTCGAGGAAGCCGCCCGACTGGTGCTGCCACAGCTTCGCGTAAGCACCTTCCGACGCGAGCAGTTCCTGGTGCGTGCCCTGCTCGACGATCCGTCCGCGGTCCAGGACGACGAGCCGGTCCATGGTGGCGACGGTACTCAGCCGGTGCGCCACCACAAGTGCCGTCCGCCCCTCCATGAGCCGCCACAGCGCCTCCTGGAC harbors:
- a CDS encoding aspartate transaminase, which translates into the protein MALAERVHRIKPSPSTAAAQRVRELKAQGHEILDLTVGEPDFDTPDHVKAAAVAAIARGETKYTPVNGTSELRAAIADKLHERHGLRYPVDRITVGGGAKQVIFLALMATLDAGDEVIIPAPYWVSYPDMVLANDGTPVVVECPEADGFKLTPDRLAAAITDATRWVVLNAPSNPTGAAYTADELRSLADVLLAHPHVLVLTDEIYDEIWYEPGHVPTLLGVEPRLAERVFVTNGVSKTYAMTGWRLGYGAGAAELVGAVNKLQSQISSCPSSISQAAATAALTGDQSFVRECVAVYQARRDRTVKMLADVPELSCSTPSGGFYAFVGCAGALGRRTPGGEVLRTDEDFARYLLESGQVAVIHGAAYGSPGYFRVSFATSSDVLTEACERIARACAELS
- a CDS encoding 4-carboxy-4-hydroxy-2-oxoadipate aldolase/oxaloacetate decarboxylase — its product is MPHVTTKFDRPDPALVEQLSKYSSATIHEAQGRLGALSSSIKPVDHTMSLCGPAFTVRCAPRDNIMLQVAIAHARPGDVIVVSAGEYAEAGSFGDVLANACVAKGLGGLVTDTGVRDTLELRELGFPVFSHSVSIKGTVKETVGPIAQPVLIGGELVRPGDVVRGDADGVVVVRREDAAEVVGKSQDRVDAEAAYIAAYRSGRSVIEVSNLADVLAAKGLVIDE